The genomic stretch GGAATACGCAACTTTGGGTGGGGGCTGCTTCTGGTGCCTCGATGGCGCCTATCGCGACGTCGCGGGCGTGCATGAGGTGGTCTCGGGCTATGCTGGCGGGCATCAGGTGAACCCGACCTATGAGCAGGTCTGCGCCAAGCGCACCGGCCATGCCGAGGTGGTGCGCATCGGCTTCGACCCGGCCGTGGTCAGCTACGCCGATCTGCTGCGGATGTTCTTCACGCTGCATGACCCCACGACGAAGGACCGGCAGGGGGCGGATGTCGGCCCGCAATACCGCTCCATCATCATGGCCGAGACGCCGGCGCAGATGCAGACGGCGCGCGAGGTGATGGCCGAGGTGACGGCAGCCGGGATCTGGGGCGCGCCGCTGGTGACGGAACTCGTGCCGGCCAGCATCTTCTACCCGGCCGAGGCCGAGCATCAGAACTACTTCGCGCTCAACCCCTGGTCCGGCTATTGCCGCGCCGTGATCGCGCCGAAGGTCAGCAAGTTCCGCAAGAGCTTCGCGGACCGCCTGCGCGGCGCGGCCACCCACAAAGTGGGGGCCTGAGCCATGTTCTTCGGCAAGAAGGCCAGCGCCACGGATTTCCCGATCCAGCGCAGCGAGGCGGAATGGCGGGCGGAGCTTTCCCCCGCCGCCTACAAGGTGCTGCGCGAACACGGGACGGAGCGGGCCGGCACCTCGCCCCTCAACGCCGAGAAGCGGCCGGGCGTGTTTCATTGCGCTGGCTGCGACACACCGGTCTTCGACGCCGACAGCAAGTTCGAGAGCGGCACGGGCTGGCCCTCCTTCACCAGCCCCATCCCCGGCAATGTGGGCGAGACGGAGGATAACAGCTTCTTCATGCGCCGGGTCGAGGTGCATTGCGCGGCCTGCGGTGGCCATCTGGGCCATGTTTTCCCCGACGGGCCCGCACCCACCGGGCTGCGCTACTGCATGAACGGCGTCTCGCTGGCCTTCAAGCCGGCGTGATTTGTGGCGGGGCCTGCGTATCGCCTTGAAATGGTCGGGTTTCTGGAGTTGATTGCAGTCTGTAACCCTTCCCGTGAAAGCCTCCTCCGCCATGTGGCGCGCCGCCCTGCTTCTACTGCTCAGCACCACCCTGCCGGCGCATTCCGACACGGTTTACGTCCTGAATTCGGGGGATGCCTCGATTTCGGTGGTGGATGCGGTGACGCGCGCGGAAACCCGCCGCATCCCCTTGCTGCGGGAGGCGCATCACATGGTGGTCAGCCCCGATGGGCGGGACCTGGTGGTGGGCGACAGCGGCGGCAACGAGCTGTTCTTCCTCGACCCCGCAAGCGGTGAAATCCGCCGGCGGGAGCGCATCAGCAACCCCTATCACCTGGAATACAGCCCCAATGGGCGCTACCTCGTGGTGGCCTCCCTGCGGCGGGACCAGATTGACATCTATGATGCCGCGACGCTGGCGCTGCTGCAGCGCTTCCGCCAGCCGGACAAGCCCAGCCACGTCGCCTTCAGCCCGGATAGCCGCTTCGTCTATGTCACGCTGCAAGGCACCGGGCAGGTGGCCGCGGTGGACATGGTGACGCGCGCCACGCTCTGGATCCAGGAGGTCGGCCCGGAACCGGCCGGCATCATCTGGCATCGCGGCAAATTGCTGATCGGGCTGATGGGCCGCACCGATTTCGTGACGCTGGACCCCGAAACGCGTGAGGTGCGCAGCGCCTTCCAGGTCGGCCGGGGCGCGCATAACGTGTTTCCCGCCCCGGATGGCCGCACGCTCTATGCCACCTCCCGCGTGGATAGCCGCATCGCCGAGGTGGATGCCGAGACGCTTGAAGTGCGGCGCGTGTTCGACGTTCCAGGCGGGCCCGACTGCATCGCCTTTGACGCCGATGGCCGCATCTACGCCACGCTGCGCTGGGTGGGCAGGGTCCTCGTGCTGGATCCGCAAAGCGGGGAGCAGGCGCAGATCCGCGTGGGGCGCAGCCCGCACGGGATTTTCGTGATGCCGCGACGGCCGGGCCTGGGGGCTGATTTCGTCTTTGCCTCGGCCGGTGCGGTCAGTGGCAGCCGGCCCATGGCGCAGCCCGTGGCCGGCGGCGGGGCCGTGGCGCGCGTGGCCCCGGCGCCCCTGCCCAGCCTGGGTGGTGACATGGCGGTGCGTGTGAATGCAGGGCACCCGGCGAGCTATCCGGCCCGCCCCTCACTGCGCTGAGCATGTTCGCGCGCCGTGCCGCGGGTTTGGGCGCCCTGGCGGCGCTGGCCAGCCCTGCCGCCGCACAGCTGGCCCGCCCGCCCATCGCGCGCGGCTGCACGGGCACGCTCTACCTCACCATTGATACCGGCTGGTCGCGCGAGGCGGAGGTGATCGCCGCCGCCATGGCCCGGCATGGCGTGCGCGCCACGCTCTTCATCGCGCAGGAACCAACCTTCCGGGGGGATCGCAGCCTCGACCCATCCTGGGCGCCCTTCTGGCGGGCGCGCGCGGCGGAGGGGCACGCCTTCGCCAGCCACACCTGGCGGCACTGGTATTTCCGTGGCGATCCCGCACCCGGCCGCGTCACCTATGCCTCACGCCGCAATGAGGGGCAGGAGGTGCTGGACCAGCCCGGGCTCTGCGCCGAACTCTCGCGCCCCATCGAGGCGCTGCGCGCCATGGTGCCCCAGGCCCAGGTGCTGCCGCTCTGGCGCGCGCCGGGCGGCATCGTGACGCCGGGGGCGGTGCGCATGGCCGCCGCCTGCGGCCTGCGTCACCAGGGCTGGACGGCGAATGGCTTCCTGGGTGACGAACTCGCCTCCGAAGCGCAGTCCAACGCTGCCCTGCTGCGGCAGAACCTGGCGCGGATCCGCCCGGGCGAGGTGCTGGTGATGCATTGGGGCGTGCGCTCCCGCCGCGAGCCCTTTGGCCTGATCTTCGAGCAGCTCATCACCGGTTTGCTGGAGCGCGGCTTCTGCTTCGCCCCCCTCCCGCCGGAGGGCGTACGATGATCAGCGACGCCTATGAACGCTTCACCGGCTGGCTGTTTGAAGCGCTGCTGCA from Sediminicoccus sp. KRV36 encodes the following:
- the msrA gene encoding peptide-methionine (S)-S-oxide reductase MsrA, giving the protein MEYATLGGGCFWCLDGAYRDVAGVHEVVSGYAGGHQVNPTYEQVCAKRTGHAEVVRIGFDPAVVSYADLLRMFFTLHDPTTKDRQGADVGPQYRSIIMAETPAQMQTAREVMAEVTAAGIWGAPLVTELVPASIFYPAEAEHQNYFALNPWSGYCRAVIAPKVSKFRKSFADRLRGAATHKVGA
- the msrB gene encoding peptide-methionine (R)-S-oxide reductase MsrB, with the translated sequence MFFGKKASATDFPIQRSEAEWRAELSPAAYKVLREHGTERAGTSPLNAEKRPGVFHCAGCDTPVFDADSKFESGTGWPSFTSPIPGNVGETEDNSFFMRRVEVHCAACGGHLGHVFPDGPAPTGLRYCMNGVSLAFKPA
- a CDS encoding YncE family protein, producing the protein MKASSAMWRAALLLLLSTTLPAHSDTVYVLNSGDASISVVDAVTRAETRRIPLLREAHHMVVSPDGRDLVVGDSGGNELFFLDPASGEIRRRERISNPYHLEYSPNGRYLVVASLRRDQIDIYDAATLALLQRFRQPDKPSHVAFSPDSRFVYVTLQGTGQVAAVDMVTRATLWIQEVGPEPAGIIWHRGKLLIGLMGRTDFVTLDPETREVRSAFQVGRGAHNVFPAPDGRTLYATSRVDSRIAEVDAETLEVRRVFDVPGGPDCIAFDADGRIYATLRWVGRVLVLDPQSGEQAQIRVGRSPHGIFVMPRRPGLGADFVFASAGAVSGSRPMAQPVAGGGAVARVAPAPLPSLGGDMAVRVNAGHPASYPARPSLR
- a CDS encoding polysaccharide deacetylase family protein produces the protein MFARRAAGLGALAALASPAAAQLARPPIARGCTGTLYLTIDTGWSREAEVIAAAMARHGVRATLFIAQEPTFRGDRSLDPSWAPFWRARAAEGHAFASHTWRHWYFRGDPAPGRVTYASRRNEGQEVLDQPGLCAELSRPIEALRAMVPQAQVLPLWRAPGGIVTPGAVRMAAACGLRHQGWTANGFLGDELASEAQSNAALLRQNLARIRPGEVLVMHWGVRSRREPFGLIFEQLITGLLERGFCFAPLPPEGVR